A genome region from Urocitellus parryii isolate mUroPar1 chromosome X, mUroPar1.hap1, whole genome shotgun sequence includes the following:
- the Rab39b gene encoding ras-related protein Rab-39B — protein sequence MEAIWLYQFRLIVIGDSTVGKSCLIRRFTEGRFAQVSDPTVGVDFFSRLVEIEPGKRIKLQIWDTAGQERFRSITRAYYRNSVGGLLLFDITNRRSFQNVHEWLEETKVHVQPYQIVFVLVGHKCDLDTQRQVTRHEAEKLAAAYGMKYIETSARDAINVEKAFTDLTRDIYELVKRGEITIQEGWEGVKSGFVPNVVHSSEEVVKSERRCLC from the exons ATGGAAGCCATCTGGCTGTACCAGTTCCGGCTCATTGTCATCGGGGATTCCACAGTGGGCAAGTCCTGTCTAATCCGCCGCTTCACCGAGGGCCGCTTTGCCCAAGTTTCAGACCCCACCGTGGGGGTGGATTTTTTCTCCCGCTTGGTGGAGATCGAGCCAGGAAAACGCATCAAGCTCCAGATCTGGGATACCGCGGGTCAAGAGAGGTTCAG aTCCATCACTCGAGCCTACTACAGGAACTCAGTAGGTGGTCTTCTCTTATTTGACATTACCAACCGCAGGTCCTTCCAGAATGTCCATGAGTGGTTAGAAGAGACCAAAGTACACGTTCAGCCCTACCAAATTGTATTTGTTCTGGTGGGTCACAAGTGTGACCTGGATACACAGAGGCAAGTGACTCGCCACGAGGCCGAGAAACTGGCTGCTGCATACGGCATGAAGTACATTGAGACGTCAGCCCGAGATGCCATTAATGTGGAGAAAGCCTTCACAGACCTGACCAGAGACATATATGAGCTGGTTAAAAGGGGAGAGATTACAATCCAGGAGGGTTGGGAAGGGGTGAAGAGTGGATTTGTACCAAATGTGGTCCACTCTTCAGAAGAAGTTGTCAAATCAGAAAGGAGATGTTTGTGCTAG